GTTTCCAAATGGAGGCATTGCACCGACCTCACAATCAGGAAATAGATTTCCAAACTCTTCTTCTGTGGCCAATCTTATTTTTTTCGCATTCAGAACTTTCTTGAGCATGTCCATATCAACCCTGTAGCTTGCAGGAAGGACACCCATGGCATACCGTTCATCACCTTTTATGATGACAACTTTGGCCATCTCTTTGCCTGGCACGTGCATTGAGGCAGC
This is a stretch of genomic DNA from Nitrospirota bacterium. It encodes these proteins:
- a CDS encoding YbaK/EbsC family protein; protein product: MHVPGKEMAKVVIIKGDERYAMGVLPASYRVDMDMLKKVLNAKKIRLATEEEFGNLFPDCEVGAMPPFGNLYDIDVYIDKTLSEDEEIVFLGGDHIESIKMKYKDYAALVKPVIAEFGIKSH